In Moraxella nasovis, the sequence AATGCTTGGGGTTACCTATACCAAAAAGAATCTTGATAAACCGTGGGGTATGCAAACTAACAGCACGCCTGCAGGTCTTAAAATCACCCATATTGACACAAATAGCGATGCCAGTCGTGCAGGATTATCTGCAATGGACACCATTATTGCCATTGATGGCATTCGTGCCACGTCATCAGTACTTAATGCCGCTATCCAACGTCAAAAGCACCAATCAACGCCAATCTGTGTATGGGCGTTTCACCAAGATCGTCTGTGTCATTTTAACGTGCAAGCAAGAGAGCTTGACCATCAAAATGAACAAATCACCATCACTGCTATGCCTAACGGTGCTTGGCTTGATGGATTTTGGGCGTAGCTTTTTTCTCACTGTTATTTGAAAAGCTTGGTTTTAAATGGGGCTGTAAGCGATGCTTAATCACCCCTATTTTTAGCAGCTGGTCATCTGATAAGGTTAATGTGCGGTATTCTCCAACGCCAATGATGCCTGCTAACTTAAGCGACCAAGGTCCCACTTGATAGCGAATCAATCGCAGGCACGGCAAGCCGACATGGGCAACCATGCGACGAACTTGACGATTTTTTCCTTCAAATATCGTCATCATAAGCCATGCTGTTGGTATGTTTTTTCGTTCACGAATGGGTGGATTTCTCTCCCAAAGCACAACAGGTAACTCATGCTCATCTAGGTGCTTGACGATGGCAGGCAATGTTTTGCCATCTTTTAACCAAACACCGTCTGCTAACGCCTTTATTTGTGCCTTGGTGGGGGTGTTTTCTACTTGTACAAGATAAGTCTTACCAAAGAGTTTTTTGGCATTTGGCGTAGGCGTGGTGATGGCATGGTTTAATGCACCATTATCAGTTAAAACCAACAATCCTTCGCTGTCTTTATCCAAACGCCCCGCCACTCTTAAAGATTTATCGCTAAAATAATCAAGTAGCGTTGGCATTGTCTCATTGTCTTTTTTAAATTGGCTATGCACCCCAAAAGGCTTGTTAAATAAGATTACTTTTGTCATAACTTGTCTTTTAAATAAAACCATCATACATTTAATGGGCGTATATCGCAACAAAAACACCGCCCTAAGACGGTGTTTTTAATCTTCTTGCCCAAGAAATTAGCCTCTTAGACCTCTTTGCATTTCTTCAAATTTTGCGACGATATTTGCTTTTGGTGGTGCAGTCATTAGACTAACCACAACCGTTGCAATCGCACTAAACGTAAAGCCAGGTAAGATAGAATAAATGGCATCATTAGCAGGCTGTCCGCCGATGGTAAAACCACCATACACCCAGATAATTACCGTTAATGCACCCACAATCATACCAGCAAGAGCACCGTTACGGTTCATGCGTTTCCACATTAAGCTTAAGATAACCAGCGGACCAAATGCTGCCCCAAAACCTGCCCATGCATGTGACACTAGGCTCAATACCGAGCTATTTTTATCGCCCGCTAAAATAATAGCGACAACTGCTACCGCCAGCACTGAGATACGCCCTACTAGTACTTGACGAGCTTCAGAAGCCTCCTTATCAAGAAACAGCTTATACACATCACGAGTCAGCGAGCTTGACACCACCAAAAGCTGACTTGAGATGGTACTCATAATTGCCGCTAAAATTGCTGCAAGCAAAAAACCTGAAATCAGTGGGTGGAATAAAAGCTGAGAGAACACCAAGAAAATCGTCTCTGGATCTTCTAATGTCATATTGTGATTTTTAATATAAGCGACGCCAGATAAGCCCACCATTAACGCACCGATTAAGCTAAGAATCATCCAGCTCATACCGATATTACGAGCCACAGGCACATCTTTTACCGAGCGAATCGCCATAAAACGCACGATGATATGCGGCTGACCAAAGTAGCCAAAACCCCACGCCATCAGCGAGATAACGCCCATGACGGTTACACCATTCATTAAGTTAAATAGCTCAGGATTTACGCTATGTGCGACCGAAATACCTACATCCCAACCGCCAATGTTAGTAAATGCCACGATTGGTACAAGTAGCATGGC encodes:
- a CDS encoding pseudouridine synthase, which produces MTKVILFNKPFGVHSQFKKDNETMPTLLDYFSDKSLRVAGRLDKDSEGLLVLTDNGALNHAITTPTPNAKKLFGKTYLVQVENTPTKAQIKALADGVWLKDGKTLPAIVKHLDEHELPVVLWERNPPIRERKNIPTAWLMMTIFEGKNRQVRRMVAHVGLPCLRLIRYQVGPWSLKLAGIIGVGEYRTLTLSDDQLLKIGVIKHRLQPHLKPSFSNNSEKKATPKIHQAKHR
- the putP gene encoding sodium/proline symporter PutP, which codes for MNGVIESGVWISLALYFLLMIGIGVYAYFKQKSDVEGYMLGGRNLGPAVTALSAGASDMSGWLLLGLPGYMYSSGIVSIWIALGLTIGATLNYIIVAPRLRVFTEVADNAITLPDYFSNRFNDSSHMLRMTSAIVVIVFFTVYTAASLVGGGKLFESSLGLDYQLGLWVTAGVVVAYTLFGGFLAVSMTDFVQGVIMLVAMLLVPIVAFTNIGGWDVGISVAHSVNPELFNLMNGVTVMGVISLMAWGFGYFGQPHIIVRFMAIRSVKDVPVARNIGMSWMILSLIGALMVGLSGVAYIKNHNMTLEDPETIFLVFSQLLFHPLISGFLLAAILAAIMSTISSQLLVVSSSLTRDVYKLFLDKEASEARQVLVGRISVLAVAVVAIILAGDKNSSVLSLVSHAWAGFGAAFGPLVILSLMWKRMNRNGALAGMIVGALTVIIWVYGGFTIGGQPANDAIYSILPGFTFSAIATVVVSLMTAPPKANIVAKFEEMQRGLRG